The proteins below come from a single Rhizobium tropici CIAT 899 genomic window:
- the rimM gene encoding ribosome maturation factor RimM (Essential for efficient processing of 16S rRNA) → MTKLQNPVLMATIGAAQGLRGEVRARAYTSDPTALGDYGHLHSMDGRSFEVLEIREAKNVVVVRFRGVNDRNAAEALNGLELYIERDNLPDDELDDDEFFYADLEGLEAVDDQGTGYGTVSGVYDFGAGDLLELKGPGKRPVLIPFSEAAVLEIDLEGGKILIDPLAAGLIDSPDDLIGKPEKPETPEKPQSKPKKK, encoded by the coding sequence ATGACGAAACTGCAAAACCCGGTATTGATGGCCACCATCGGCGCGGCGCAAGGCTTGAGAGGCGAGGTGCGCGCCCGCGCCTATACGTCGGATCCGACCGCGCTCGGCGATTACGGCCACCTCCACAGCATGGACGGCCGCAGCTTCGAGGTGTTGGAAATCCGCGAGGCCAAGAATGTGGTCGTGGTGCGCTTTCGCGGCGTCAACGACCGCAATGCCGCCGAGGCGCTGAACGGCCTGGAACTCTATATCGAGCGCGACAACCTGCCTGATGATGAACTCGACGACGACGAATTCTTCTACGCCGATCTCGAAGGGCTGGAAGCCGTCGACGACCAGGGCACCGGCTACGGCACGGTCAGCGGCGTCTATGATTTCGGCGCCGGCGATCTTCTGGAGCTGAAAGGGCCGGGCAAGCGCCCGGTGCTGATCCCCTTTTCCGAGGCCGCGGTGCTTGAAATCGACCTCGAGGGCGGCAAGATCCTGATCGACCCGCTGGCCGCTGGCCTGATCGACAGCCCCGACGACCTGATCGGCAAACCAGAAAAGCCGGAAACACCCGAGAAGCCGCAGAGCAAGCCGAAGAAGAAGTGA
- a CDS encoding Aspartate/ornithine carbamoyltransferase, with protein MPDRFGKSFLEFHDLPADTILSLLKRAGILAAAFTERRMPQSLQGKRIALTADDSGWRNTTAFNLGIQSMGGICVPAPIGFNAREETVDLAGYLENWFDILVVRTKLLSALHTLAASTQMPVVNARTKANHPCETLGDLAYIRSRRGRVDDLRIAVVAPEANILCSWVEASIALPIKVMQVYPEQWHFRNSDLLNANFSVDTDMRALLEADVIITDSWPTEASPAELSDYRISDAFLDRCRPDAIFLPCPPVARGQEVTADAMTHPLCQSKTAKAFLLHAQNALLEWIVT; from the coding sequence ATGCCTGACCGATTCGGAAAAAGCTTTCTCGAATTCCATGATCTGCCCGCGGACACCATCCTTTCCCTCCTCAAGCGCGCCGGCATACTGGCGGCAGCCTTCACCGAGCGCCGCATGCCGCAGAGCTTGCAGGGCAAACGTATCGCGCTGACCGCCGACGACAGCGGATGGAGAAACACGACGGCATTTAATCTCGGCATCCAGTCCATGGGCGGCATCTGCGTGCCAGCGCCGATCGGCTTCAATGCACGCGAAGAAACTGTGGATCTTGCCGGCTATCTCGAAAACTGGTTCGACATTCTGGTTGTCCGAACCAAGCTTCTCTCCGCTCTTCATACACTGGCCGCCAGCACGCAAATGCCGGTTGTCAATGCTCGCACGAAAGCGAACCATCCCTGCGAAACCTTAGGCGACCTTGCCTATATCAGAAGCCGGAGAGGTCGCGTGGATGACCTCCGCATCGCTGTCGTCGCACCGGAGGCCAACATACTATGTTCATGGGTGGAAGCTTCTATCGCACTGCCGATCAAAGTGATGCAAGTCTATCCGGAACAATGGCATTTCAGGAATTCCGATCTTCTAAACGCTAATTTCAGCGTCGATACCGATATGAGGGCATTGCTCGAGGCTGATGTGATCATCACCGATTCTTGGCCTACCGAGGCGTCGCCAGCAGAATTGTCGGATTACCGAATTTCCGACGCCTTCCTCGATCGATGCCGCCCAGACGCGATCTTTCTGCCATGCCCGCCGGTGGCCCGAGGGCAGGAGGTGACGGCCGATGCAATGACTCATCCGCTGTGTCAAAGTAAGACTGCCAAGGCTTTTCTGCTGCACGCGCAAAATGCACTGCTGGAATGGATCGTCACGTGA
- a CDS encoding amino acid ABC transporter permease translates to MAPLAGPGGHRGKEDFPWWLVALAILGIVASFAIAANGLYAQIFSLLLNGIGVTVFVTLVAFTLAVLLGLGLALLGLSDFLVLRQVARFYIEIVRGIPILVLLSYIAFVGTPAFVAVYNVVVSPLISAGWASPLATRDVPFVWRTIIALTIAYSSFIAEIFRAGIQAVDQGQIEAAKALGLSRFQRFRLVVFPQAIRVILPPLSNDFIAMVKDSSLVSVLGVADISQLAKLYYSANFRYFETLSILAFIYLLLTIGLSLLLRQLEAWMRRRSGSDRSAFPRLAAGQPPGAQV, encoded by the coding sequence ATGGCGCCTTTGGCAGGCCCGGGCGGGCACCGCGGCAAGGAAGACTTTCCCTGGTGGCTGGTCGCCCTCGCTATCCTCGGCATCGTCGCCTCGTTCGCAATTGCGGCGAACGGCCTCTATGCCCAGATTTTCTCTCTTCTGCTGAATGGCATCGGCGTCACGGTCTTCGTGACGCTGGTGGCTTTTACGCTGGCCGTGCTGCTCGGCCTCGGGCTGGCGCTACTCGGCCTGTCGGATTTCCTCGTGCTGCGACAGGTGGCGCGCTTCTATATCGAGATCGTGCGCGGCATCCCGATACTGGTGCTGCTTTCCTACATCGCATTCGTCGGCACGCCGGCCTTTGTCGCCGTCTATAACGTCGTCGTCTCGCCATTGATCTCCGCCGGCTGGGCAAGCCCGCTCGCCACCCGCGACGTGCCCTTCGTTTGGCGCACGATCATCGCGCTGACCATCGCCTATTCGTCCTTCATCGCCGAGATCTTCCGCGCCGGCATCCAGGCGGTGGACCAGGGCCAGATCGAAGCGGCAAAGGCGCTCGGCCTCAGTCGCTTCCAGCGCTTTCGCCTGGTCGTCTTTCCCCAGGCGATCCGCGTCATCCTGCCGCCGCTGTCGAACGATTTCATCGCCATGGTGAAGGACAGTTCACTGGTTTCGGTCCTCGGAGTTGCCGATATCAGCCAGCTCGCCAAGCTCTACTATTCGGCCAATTTCCGCTATTTCGAAACGCTGTCGATCCTTGCCTTCATCTACCTGCTGTTGACGATCGGCCTCTCGCTGCTGCTCAGGCAGCTCGAAGCCTGGATGCGCCGCCGCTCCGGCAGCGACCGCTCCGCCTTCCCCCGCCTGGCCGCGGGCCAGCCGCCGGGAGCGCAGGTGTGA
- a CDS encoding chorismate mutase, translated as MIDPDIKAQLGNYRQSIDNIDAALVHMLAERFRCTKEVGVLKAKYDLPPADPAREEFQIERLRRLAKDANLDPDFAEKFLNFVIKEVIRHHEQIAADFKG; from the coding sequence ATGATTGATCCAGACATCAAGGCCCAACTGGGCAACTACCGCCAGTCGATCGACAATATCGATGCCGCACTGGTGCATATGCTGGCCGAGCGCTTCCGCTGCACGAAGGAAGTGGGCGTGCTGAAGGCCAAATACGACCTGCCGCCGGCTGACCCGGCGCGCGAAGAATTTCAGATCGAGCGCCTGCGCCGCCTGGCAAAGGACGCAAATCTGGACCCGGATTTCGCCGAGAAGTTCCTGAACTTCGTCATCAAGGAAGTCATCCGGCATCATGAACAGATCGCTGCGGATTTCAAAGGGTAA
- a CDS encoding LysR family transcriptional regulator: MSTPDLNLLVTLNILLAEGSVARAARRLRLSPSAMSRQLARLRETTGDPLLVRAGRGLVPTPRALELRARVGQLVQEAEAALRPAESLDLKQLARIFTLRTREGFAENFGAELIARIAEQAPGVRLYFTQKLDKDSSPLRDGTIDFETGVVGDDTGPELRTQALFRDRFIGVVRSGHPLCEGEVSPERYAAGQHLLVSRRGLQKGQIDEVLEELGLKRQIATIVGSFSAALALARASDLIVSVPERYTGNLRVGMHSFALPVPTSDVTISLLWHPRMDADPAHRWLRGCIRDVCAGSRSGRSTRFEVG; encoded by the coding sequence ATGTCCACGCCCGATCTCAACCTGCTCGTCACCCTGAATATCCTGCTTGCCGAAGGCAGTGTCGCGCGGGCCGCCCGGCGATTGCGGCTCAGCCCATCCGCCATGAGCCGGCAGCTTGCGCGACTGCGTGAGACGACAGGGGATCCGCTGCTGGTTCGGGCGGGGCGGGGGCTCGTGCCGACGCCGCGGGCGCTGGAGCTGCGCGCGCGTGTCGGTCAGCTTGTGCAGGAGGCGGAAGCGGCCTTGCGGCCCGCCGAAAGCTTGGATCTGAAGCAGCTTGCTCGAATTTTCACGCTGCGCACCCGCGAAGGTTTCGCGGAGAATTTCGGCGCCGAACTGATCGCGCGCATTGCCGAGCAGGCGCCTGGCGTTCGGCTCTACTTCACGCAGAAGCTGGACAAGGACAGCTCGCCTTTGCGCGATGGGACGATCGACTTCGAAACCGGTGTTGTCGGTGACGATACCGGTCCGGAATTGCGAACGCAGGCGCTGTTCCGCGATCGTTTCATCGGCGTGGTCCGAAGTGGACATCCGTTGTGTGAAGGAGAGGTGAGCCCGGAACGTTACGCGGCCGGGCAACATCTTCTGGTATCACGGCGCGGCCTTCAGAAAGGGCAGATCGACGAGGTGTTGGAAGAGTTGGGCCTGAAGCGACAGATCGCAACGATTGTCGGCAGCTTCTCGGCTGCGCTGGCCTTGGCGCGCGCCTCCGACCTGATCGTCAGCGTACCGGAGCGCTATACCGGCAATCTGCGCGTCGGCATGCATAGTTTCGCGCTGCCGGTGCCGACATCCGATGTGACGATCTCGCTGCTCTGGCATCCACGGATGGATGCGGATCCGGCGCACCGCTGGCTGAGGGGCTGCATTCGCGACGTCTGCGCTGGATCGCGTTCGGGGCGATCAACCAGATTCGAAGTCGGCTAA
- the ffh gene encoding signal recognition particle protein — protein MFENLQDRLGSILNGLTGRGALSEADVSAALREVRRALLEADVALDVVRSFTDRVREKAVGAEILKSIKPGQMVVKIVHDELIEMLGGEGVGIDLNAPAPVVVMMVGLQGSGKTTTTAKIANRLTSRDRKKVLMASLDTRRPAAQEQLRQLGVQTGIDTLPVISGQSPTDIAARAVQAAKLGGHDVVILDTAGRTHIDEPLMVEMADIKKKSNPHEILLVADSLTGQDAVNLARNFDERVGITGLVLTRMDGDGRGGAALSMRAVTGKPIKLIGVGEKMGELEEFHPRRIADRILGMGDIVSLVEKAAENIDAEKAAAMAAKMAKGKFDLNDLADQLGQMQKMGGMGGIMGLMPGMSGMKDKMAAAGLDDRLFKRQLAIISSMTKAERANPDLLKHSRKKRIAAGSGTDASDINKLLKMHRQMADMMKMMGGKGKGGMMKQLMGGLAGKMGLGGGMGGMPDLSNMDPKQLEALQKQAEAAGLGRPGGLPGGLPGLGGGGGLPGLGGAKLPGLGGGFPGLPGLPKKK, from the coding sequence ATGTTTGAAAACCTCCAGGACCGTCTTGGTTCCATTCTGAATGGACTGACAGGCCGCGGCGCGCTTTCGGAAGCCGATGTTTCCGCAGCACTGCGCGAGGTTCGCCGCGCGCTGCTCGAAGCCGACGTGGCGCTGGATGTCGTTCGCTCCTTTACCGATCGCGTCCGCGAGAAGGCCGTTGGCGCCGAAATCCTGAAGTCGATCAAGCCCGGCCAGATGGTCGTCAAGATCGTCCATGACGAGCTGATCGAGATGCTCGGCGGCGAAGGCGTTGGCATCGACCTCAATGCGCCTGCCCCAGTCGTCGTTATGATGGTCGGTCTGCAGGGCTCGGGTAAGACCACGACCACGGCCAAGATCGCCAACCGCCTGACGAGCCGCGACCGCAAGAAGGTCCTGATGGCCTCGCTCGACACGCGCCGTCCGGCCGCGCAGGAGCAACTGCGCCAGCTCGGCGTGCAGACGGGCATCGACACGCTTCCAGTCATATCAGGCCAGTCGCCGACCGATATTGCCGCACGCGCCGTACAGGCCGCCAAGCTCGGCGGTCATGACGTCGTCATCCTCGACACCGCCGGCCGTACGCATATCGACGAGCCGCTCATGGTCGAGATGGCGGATATCAAGAAGAAGTCCAATCCGCACGAAATCCTGCTGGTCGCCGATAGCTTGACCGGTCAGGACGCCGTCAATCTCGCCCGCAATTTCGACGAGCGCGTCGGGATCACCGGCCTCGTGCTGACCCGTATGGACGGCGACGGCCGCGGCGGTGCGGCCCTTTCGATGCGCGCCGTGACAGGCAAGCCGATCAAGTTGATCGGTGTCGGCGAAAAGATGGGCGAGCTGGAAGAATTCCATCCCCGCCGCATCGCCGACCGCATCCTCGGCATGGGCGACATTGTCTCGCTCGTCGAGAAGGCAGCCGAGAATATCGACGCCGAAAAGGCGGCCGCCATGGCCGCCAAGATGGCCAAGGGCAAGTTCGACCTGAACGATCTCGCCGATCAGCTCGGCCAGATGCAGAAAATGGGCGGCATGGGTGGCATCATGGGCCTGATGCCTGGCATGTCGGGCATGAAGGACAAGATGGCCGCTGCCGGCCTCGACGACCGCCTGTTCAAGCGCCAGCTCGCCATCATCTCCTCGATGACCAAGGCCGAGCGCGCCAATCCGGACCTCCTCAAGCATTCCCGCAAGAAGCGCATCGCGGCCGGCTCCGGCACCGACGCCTCCGACATCAACAAGCTTCTGAAGATGCACCGCCAGATGGCGGACATGATGAAGATGATGGGCGGCAAGGGCAAAGGCGGCATGATGAAGCAGCTGATGGGCGGCCTTGCCGGCAAGATGGGCCTTGGCGGTGGTATGGGCGGCATGCCCGACCTGTCGAACATGGACCCCAAGCAGCTCGAAGCCCTGCAGAAGCAGGCCGAAGCCGCCGGCCTCGGTCGTCCCGGCGGACTGCCGGGTGGTTTGCCGGGCCTCGGTGGCGGTGGTGGATTGCCCGGTCTCGGTGGCGCCAAGCTGCCCGGCCTCGGCGGTGGTTTCCCAGGGCTCCCCGGTTTGCCGAAGAAGAAGTGA
- a CDS encoding MarR family winged helix-turn-helix transcriptional regulator, producing the protein MDRIDKILAQWRRERPDLDTTAMGLFGRLRNLALHLSREMEKTFGRFGLNAANFDMLATLRRSGEPYTLSPSDLMETMMVSSGTMTNRIDQLERAGLVARSQNPDDGRSFLISLTPKGFELIDAAVTAHVETQKRLISTLSEGERKAFDRLLRNYLADFESG; encoded by the coding sequence ATGGATCGCATCGACAAAATTCTCGCCCAGTGGCGCCGTGAACGGCCGGACCTCGACACTACGGCGATGGGCCTGTTCGGGCGCCTGCGCAATCTCGCGCTCCATCTCTCGCGCGAGATGGAGAAGACCTTCGGCCGCTTCGGCCTGAACGCGGCGAACTTCGACATGCTGGCGACCCTGCGCCGCTCGGGCGAGCCCTATACGCTCTCCCCCAGCGACCTGATGGAAACGATGATGGTCTCGTCGGGGACGATGACCAATCGCATCGATCAGCTGGAAAGGGCCGGCCTCGTCGCTCGCAGCCAGAACCCGGATGATGGCCGCAGCTTCCTGATATCCCTGACACCCAAAGGCTTCGAGCTTATCGATGCGGCGGTGACGGCACATGTCGAAACGCAGAAACGCCTGATCTCCACCCTTTCTGAAGGCGAACGAAAGGCTTTTGACCGGTTGCTGCGCAATTATTTAGCCGACTTCGAATCTGGTTGA
- the leuC gene encoding 3-isopropylmalate dehydratase large subunit, with amino-acid sequence MSAPRTLYDKIWDDHLVDAQDDGTCLLYIDRHLVHEVTSPQAFEGLRMTGRKVHAPQKTLAVVDHNVPTSPDRHLGIKNEESRIQVEQLAKNAAEFGVEYYSENDKRQGIVHIIGPEQGFTLPGMTIVCGDSHTSTHGAFGSLAHGIGTSEVEHVLATQTLIQKKAKNMLVQVDGQLPPGVTAKDIILAIIGEIGTAGGTGYVIEYAGEAIRSLSMEGRMTICNMSIEGGARAGLIAPDEITFEYIKGKPRAPKGEALEQAIAYWKTLKSDEGAHYDRIVKLDAASLPPIVSWGSSPEDVISVQGIVPNPDEIQDETKRTSKWRALDYMGLKPGTPITEINVDRVFIGSCTNGRIEDLRAVAKVVEGKTVASTVNAMIVPGSGLVKEQAEAEGLDKIFMAAGFDWREPGCSMCLAMNDDRLKPGERCASTSNRNFEGRQGFKGRTHLVSPAMAAAAAIAGHFVDIREWK; translated from the coding sequence ATGAGCGCTCCACGCACACTTTACGATAAAATCTGGGATGACCACTTGGTTGACGCGCAGGACGACGGCACCTGTCTTCTCTATATCGACCGTCATCTCGTTCACGAGGTGACGTCGCCGCAGGCATTCGAAGGCCTGCGCATGACCGGTCGCAAGGTTCACGCGCCGCAGAAGACGCTGGCTGTCGTCGACCACAACGTCCCGACCTCGCCGGATCGCCACCTCGGCATCAAGAACGAAGAAAGCCGCATTCAGGTCGAGCAGCTCGCCAAGAACGCCGCCGAATTCGGCGTGGAGTACTACTCCGAAAACGACAAGCGCCAGGGCATCGTTCACATCATCGGCCCCGAGCAGGGCTTCACCCTGCCCGGCATGACCATCGTCTGCGGCGACAGCCACACCTCGACCCACGGCGCCTTCGGCTCGCTCGCCCATGGTATCGGCACCTCCGAGGTCGAGCATGTGCTCGCCACGCAGACGCTGATCCAGAAGAAGGCCAAGAACATGCTGGTGCAGGTCGATGGCCAGCTGCCGCCTGGTGTCACCGCCAAGGATATCATCCTCGCCATCATCGGCGAGATCGGCACAGCCGGCGGCACCGGCTACGTCATCGAGTATGCGGGCGAAGCCATTCGCTCGCTGTCGATGGAAGGCCGCATGACCATCTGCAACATGTCGATCGAAGGCGGCGCCCGTGCCGGCCTGATCGCGCCGGATGAAATCACCTTCGAATATATCAAGGGCAAGCCGCGCGCGCCGAAGGGCGAAGCGCTCGAGCAGGCGATCGCCTACTGGAAGACGCTGAAGTCCGACGAAGGCGCGCATTACGACCGCATCGTCAAGCTCGATGCCGCAAGCCTGCCGCCGATCGTCTCCTGGGGCTCCTCCCCGGAAGACGTCATCTCCGTTCAGGGCATCGTCCCGAACCCCGACGAAATCCAGGACGAGACCAAGCGTACCTCCAAGTGGCGTGCGCTCGACTATATGGGCCTGAAGCCGGGCACGCCGATAACCGAGATCAACGTCGATCGCGTCTTCATCGGCTCCTGCACCAACGGCCGTATCGAAGACCTGCGCGCAGTCGCCAAGGTCGTCGAAGGCAAGACGGTGGCTTCCACGGTCAACGCCATGATCGTTCCTGGCTCCGGCCTGGTGAAGGAGCAGGCTGAGGCCGAAGGCCTCGACAAGATCTTCATGGCTGCCGGCTTCGACTGGCGCGAGCCTGGCTGTTCCATGTGCCTCGCCATGAACGACGACCGCCTGAAGCCGGGCGAACGCTGCGCTTCGACCTCGAACCGCAACTTCGAAGGCCGCCAGGGCTTCAAGGGCCGCACGCATCTGGTCTCGCCGGCCATGGCCGCAGCCGCCGCGATCGCCGGCCATTTCGTCGATATCCGCGAGTGGAAGTGA
- the rpsP gene encoding 30S ribosomal protein S16, translating to MALKIRLARGGSKKRPYYHVVVADARSPRDGRFLETLGSWNPMLAKDDAKRVELKAERIKHWLDHGAQPTDRVLRFLNEAGIATREAKNNPEKAKPGKKAQERAAEKAQKAADAAAASE from the coding sequence ATGGCATTGAAAATTCGTCTCGCCCGCGGTGGCTCCAAGAAGCGCCCGTACTACCACGTTGTCGTAGCCGACGCTCGCTCGCCGCGCGACGGCCGTTTCCTGGAGACCCTCGGCTCCTGGAACCCGATGCTTGCCAAGGACGACGCCAAGCGCGTTGAACTCAAGGCCGAGCGTATCAAGCACTGGCTTGACCACGGCGCCCAGCCGACCGACCGCGTTCTGCGCTTCCTCAACGAAGCCGGCATCGCGACGCGCGAAGCCAAGAACAACCCGGAAAAGGCAAAGCCGGGCAAGAAGGCTCAGGAGCGCGCTGCCGAAAAGGCTCAGAAGGCTGCTGACGCCGCTGCTGCTTCCGAGTAA
- a CDS encoding EamA family transporter, with the protein MNRNFDLLLTAIAPAIWGSTYLVTTQLLPAGYPLTVAMLRALPAGLLLLLIVRRLPHGVWWLKSLVLAALNFSVFWWLLFISAYRLPGGVAATVGAVQPLIVIVLARLLLGSPIRSLSIVAAIAGIGGVALLILTPNATLDPIGIIAGIGGAFSMAAGTVLSRRWRPDVSPLTFTAWQLTAGGVLLLPVALLLEPPLPHLTGANILGFAYLGLIGAALTYILWFRGLSRLEPSMVSPLGFLSPTTAVILGWAVLGQQLSPMQMFGIVIVLASVWLSQRAQQGPMAGNPMLSGRQAVTSKQ; encoded by the coding sequence GTGAACCGCAATTTCGACCTGTTGCTCACCGCCATCGCGCCGGCGATCTGGGGCAGCACGTATTTGGTGACGACGCAGCTTTTGCCGGCCGGCTATCCATTGACCGTCGCGATGTTGCGCGCACTGCCCGCCGGCCTGCTGCTGCTCCTCATCGTGCGGCGGCTGCCGCATGGAGTCTGGTGGCTGAAGTCGCTGGTGCTTGCAGCGCTGAATTTCTCCGTCTTCTGGTGGCTGCTGTTCATTTCGGCCTATCGGCTCCCCGGTGGCGTGGCGGCGACTGTCGGTGCCGTCCAGCCGCTGATCGTCATCGTGCTGGCGCGCTTGCTGCTGGGATCGCCGATCCGCAGCCTTTCGATTGTTGCGGCGATTGCCGGCATCGGTGGTGTCGCGCTGCTGATCCTGACGCCGAATGCGACGCTCGATCCGATCGGCATTATTGCGGGCATCGGCGGGGCCTTCTCCATGGCAGCCGGAACCGTGCTCAGCCGCCGTTGGCGGCCCGATGTCTCGCCGCTGACCTTTACAGCATGGCAGCTGACGGCAGGCGGCGTGCTTTTGCTGCCGGTGGCCCTGCTGCTTGAGCCGCCGCTGCCGCATCTGACCGGCGCCAACATTCTCGGCTTCGCCTATCTCGGGCTGATCGGCGCAGCACTTACCTATATTCTCTGGTTTCGGGGTCTGTCACGGCTCGAACCCTCGATGGTCTCGCCGCTCGGCTTCCTCAGCCCGACGACGGCGGTAATCCTGGGGTGGGCCGTGCTCGGCCAGCAGCTGAGCCCGATGCAGATGTTCGGCATCGTCATCGTGCTCGCCAGCGTCTGGCTGAGCCAGCGTGCGCAGCAGGGTCCGATGGCAGGAAATCCCATGCTCAGCGGGAGACAAGCCGTCACATCGAAGCAATAG
- the rplS gene encoding 50S ribosomal protein L19, whose product MNIIQQLEAEQAAKIEAKRTLPAFSAGDTVRVNVKVTEGNRTRVQAYEGVCIARSGGGLQENFTVRKISYGEGVERVFPVYSPMIESVEVVRRGKVRRAKLYYLRDLRGKAARIVENTGTRARKLNDAERQALAEEKARIEAEKVAAAQALAAEKAAAEAAEAKAAAEAAAAAAAEPAAE is encoded by the coding sequence ATGAACATCATTCAGCAGTTGGAAGCCGAACAGGCAGCCAAGATCGAAGCCAAGCGCACCCTTCCCGCATTTTCCGCTGGCGACACCGTTCGCGTCAACGTGAAGGTCACGGAAGGCAACCGCACCCGCGTTCAGGCCTATGAAGGCGTTTGCATCGCTCGCTCCGGCGGCGGCCTGCAGGAAAACTTCACGGTTCGCAAGATCTCCTACGGCGAAGGCGTCGAGCGCGTATTCCCGGTTTACTCGCCGATGATCGAAAGCGTCGAAGTCGTTCGCCGCGGTAAGGTCCGTCGCGCCAAGCTCTACTACCTGCGCGACCTGCGCGGCAAGGCTGCCCGTATCGTCGAGAACACCGGCACCCGCGCCCGCAAGCTCAACGACGCCGAGCGCCAGGCTCTGGCTGAAGAGAAGGCACGCATCGAAGCCGAGAAGGTTGCAGCCGCTCAGGCGCTCGCAGCCGAGAAGGCAGCAGCCGAAGCCGCAGAAGCAAAGGCAGCTGCAGAAGCTGCTGCAGCCGCAGCAGCCGAGCCGGCAGCGGAATAA
- a CDS encoding basic amino acid ABC transporter substrate-binding protein has translation MAFRRSFLLGLSALVLAPFAAFAADLPNLNGKTVVVVTENAYPPLQFIDPKTNKAIGWEYDAMNEIAKRLNFKVEYQNTSWDAMIQAVSEGQYNIGMTGITIKDDRKQKVDFSDPYMRSEQFMLVRGDEKRFTDAKSFAAFKDGLIGAQPGTTPFYTAVYSVLDGNEQNPRIKTFETFGATVQALKTGDVDTVLTDGTAGKGYVDASNGGLKLVGGPLGTEDFGFIFQKGSDLVAPINAAIASLKADGTLDALNKKWFLDYKMGQ, from the coding sequence ATGGCATTCCGTCGTTCGTTCCTTCTGGGCCTCAGCGCCCTCGTGCTTGCACCTTTCGCCGCCTTCGCCGCCGACCTGCCGAACCTGAACGGCAAGACGGTCGTCGTCGTTACCGAGAATGCCTATCCGCCCCTGCAGTTCATCGATCCAAAGACGAACAAGGCAATCGGCTGGGAATACGACGCGATGAACGAGATCGCCAAGCGCCTGAACTTCAAGGTCGAGTACCAGAACACCAGCTGGGATGCGATGATCCAGGCCGTCTCGGAAGGTCAGTACAACATCGGCATGACCGGTATTACCATCAAGGACGACCGCAAGCAGAAGGTCGATTTCTCCGACCCCTATATGCGTTCCGAACAGTTTATGCTCGTGCGCGGCGACGAGAAGCGTTTCACGGACGCCAAGAGCTTCGCCGCCTTCAAGGACGGCCTGATCGGCGCGCAGCCGGGCACGACACCCTTCTACACCGCCGTCTATTCAGTCCTCGACGGCAATGAGCAGAATCCACGCATCAAGACCTTCGAAACCTTCGGCGCCACGGTACAGGCACTGAAGACCGGCGACGTCGATACGGTGCTGACCGACGGCACCGCCGGCAAGGGCTATGTCGATGCCTCCAATGGCGGCCTGAAGCTCGTCGGCGGTCCGCTCGGCACCGAGGATTTCGGCTTTATCTTCCAGAAGGGCTCCGATCTCGTCGCCCCGATCAATGCCGCCATCGCCAGCCTCAAGGCCGACGGCACGCTCGACGCGCTGAACAAGAAGTGGTTCCTCGACTACAAGATGGGCCAATGA
- the trmD gene encoding tRNA (guanosine(37)-N1)-methyltransferase TrmD gives MSFRATILTLYPEMFPGHLGASLAGKAMERGQWALDTVQIRDFATDKHRTVDDTPAGGGAGMVLKPDVLARAIDHASENDSRPRLLMSPRGKPLTQKRVRELANGEGVIIVCGRFEGVDQRVIDGRGLEEISIGDYILSGGEPAALILLDSIIRILPGVMGNDLSGLHESFEGGLLEHPHYTRPQIWEGREIPAILTSGNHAAIAKWQKEQAEQLTKERRPDLLDKQSKT, from the coding sequence ATGAGTTTCCGGGCGACCATATTGACGCTTTATCCCGAGATGTTTCCGGGCCATCTCGGCGCGTCGCTCGCCGGCAAGGCGATGGAACGCGGGCAATGGGCGCTCGACACCGTGCAGATCCGCGATTTTGCCACCGACAAGCACCGCACCGTCGACGACACGCCGGCCGGCGGCGGCGCCGGCATGGTGCTGAAACCGGATGTGCTTGCCCGCGCCATCGACCACGCGAGCGAAAATGACAGCCGTCCGCGTCTGCTGATGAGCCCGCGCGGCAAGCCGCTGACGCAGAAACGCGTGCGCGAGCTTGCAAACGGCGAAGGCGTCATCATCGTCTGCGGCCGCTTCGAAGGCGTCGACCAGCGCGTCATCGACGGCCGCGGCCTCGAGGAAATTTCGATCGGCGACTATATCCTCTCGGGCGGCGAGCCGGCTGCGCTGATCCTGCTCGACTCCATCATCCGCATCCTGCCCGGCGTCATGGGCAACGACCTCTCCGGCCTGCACGAAAGCTTCGAAGGCGGCCTGCTGGAGCATCCGCATTATACGCGCCCGCAGATCTGGGAAGGCCGCGAGATTCCGGCCATCCTGACCTCGGGCAACCACGCGGCAATCGCCAAATGGCAGAAAGAGCAGGCCGAGCAACTGACGAAGGAGCGTCGGCCGGATTTGTTGGACAAGCAATCGAAGACATAA